In Macaca mulatta isolate MMU2019108-1 chromosome 16, T2T-MMU8v2.0, whole genome shotgun sequence, the sequence GCCGGCCAACTTGGCTCCAAGGAAGGGAAGCTGCTTTCCCCTGGCCCTTCCTCAGCTGAGCAAGTCCACATAGGACCCTAAGCCCTGCCACCTCtgcacctcttcctcctcctcctcaccacaGGAGTGCGCTTTCCCCGGCCACAGCACAGGCAGTCCAGGGAGAGAGCACTGTGCCCCGCCCCGGGTGACACTGATACCAACAGCACCCACAGTCGCAAAGGGATCCACGAGGAGCTTTATTTACACATGAACAAAGGTAGATTTCCCTcacatattacaaaatatatacacacacacacacacacacacacacacacacacacactctctgcGTCTAGAAAGTTCCTCAGAAGTAAGATTACCCCTGGGCTGGGGCGGGCGCACACAGGGGTGACCACTGGGCTTGTGGTCCAGGCTGCTCACACTCCTCAGGTGCTGGCAGACAGAGAAGAAATTTCAAAAGAGGAAACCAGGAGACATCCTGGAGGTCAGGAGTCAGAAGCGGGGAATTAGAAGCTGCCAGAGGCTCTTGCACCATGTGGAGCGgatgtgagccacgatgcctcATCTTtcctcactgcttcccttggAGGCACCTGGGGCTGTGccagtccccagcccccagcccccactgcGGCCATGCCAAGCTCCTCAGAGTGCAGCAATGGCTTTAGCAGCCACCTGGCGGCCCAGGGGCAGGCTGAGGTCCGTGATGGCCAGAACCACCTTGGGGCTGGACATGGCTGACACCTTCACCAGTTCCGACACCTGCCACAGACAGAGATGCTGCTTGCTGGATGGCTGGTGGTGGGCGTGCTGTCCCAGGGGAAGGAGGCCCCTCCCTGCTCCAAGGGCTGCACCAAGGCCCCAGCACCAGCGGGAGAGCCAGGAAGGTGGTACTCACGGTGGTGAAGGGCATGAACTGCAGGACACTGCCGCGGCCACCCTGCTCCAGGCAGTCCACACACTCCTCCATGAACCACTGCACGAACTGGGTGTGGGGCCCAGCGGTGCGCGACCCCAGGATGGAGGAGATGAGCAGGAAGAGGTTGGCTGTGGAGAGTGACAGGAGGGAGTTCCATGAGAGGGGGTGAGGTCACACTCTGGGAGAAGGCGGGactgaaaagggaaaagaaatacatGCTGAGCATGTCCCCAAAACGGGGtgtcagagagagaaaatataaaaggcaaccggggaggggagggggggaacTAGACAGGAGCCTGGGAGCCAGGACAGCCAGCAATGAGGAGcatggagggagaagggaggggcgccATGAGGCCCCTTCCAGATGACAAGGTCGCCCAGCCTCCATGAGGAGAGGGACTCGTCCAGCTTAACCCCAGGTTCAGCAGCACGGGTGGGGAACTTACCCAGGACTCGGTTCAGAGGGTCCCGCATGTTGACGGTGTGGAGCTGAGAGGCTGAGAGGGAGCTGCTCATGGACCGGTCTGCTGTGGGACAGAGCAGACAGAGCGCTGGGGAACAGCCTGCCGAGTGCAAAAGCGGCGCTCCCTGGGGATACCCCCACCTGACCTTCACCCATCGGAGGTAACTGGTACATGGAAAGCCCAGAGAAGACCCTGAGATCAAGAGCACAGagggaggctgggtgcaggggctcacacctgtaattccagcactttgggaggccaaggcaggaggactgcttaagcccaggagttcaagaccaaccttggcaactagcgagaccccatctctacaaaaaatacaaaaattagctgggcatggtgccaaagcctgtagtcccagctccttgggaggctgaggcagactgcttgagcccaggagaacaaggctgcagtgagccgagatggtgccactgcactccagcatgagcaacagagcaaaaccctgtctcaaaaaaacaggcTGAGCGCgggggttcatgcctgtaatcctagcactctgggaggccaaggcgggtagatcacctgagttcaggagtttgagaccagcctgactaatatggcgaaagcccatctctactaaaatacaaaaattagccgggcgttgtggcaggcgcctgtagtcccagcgactcaggaggctcagACAGAAAAACtgcttaacccaggaggcggaggttgcagtgagccaagatcacgtcactgcactccctctgggcaagagagggagactccaactcaaaaaacaacaacaacaaaggcacAGAGGGGCCTCGGATACAGAGAGATCCCAACggagatgagagagaaaaactAACGTGTGGCGAGCACACAGCGCCAGGGGCCGATCTTGGTACTTCCTAGGCCACTTACTCCTCACAAcaccccatttacagatgaggagacccAGATGGGGGCTGGCTCAGTCACTAAAGGTCACAGCGCTTGCAGCTGGAGCATTTTTCTTCTGATCAAGTGTATAATCGGTCCCCTAGTCCCTAAAAGCCTTCAGAGAAAAGTTCAGGCTCAGGAGAAATCTCTGGAAACAGGAAAAATGCCACAGAAGGAGCCCTTTGCAGTAAGTTTGGCAGGGAGGAGAGGACAGTGAGAAGGATGCCCTCCAGGGAAGAGAGGGGTGGGGGGGTGTGCTCTTTAGGCAGGAAGGTGGGGAGTAGTCCCAAGTTCCAGCCCGGGCCTCTCCAGGCATgttgggggaaggaaggaaggtcagAGCTGGTGAGTCAATGGCACAGGCTGTGCCTGAGGCGGTGAACTCACTTGGGTAGCTTGTCATCCCCTCAACCCTGGGGTaagggagggggcaggagggTTGCAGACGGGGGCGGGAGGGGGGCTCGGGGGAACAGCTGTGGGCTGGGCTGGACCTGGGCAGAGGAGCTTCAACCCTCAGGGAGTGGGAACAGCAACCTCTTCCCTAGGGGCAAGACACAGAGCACCCCCCTGGGGGCTAAAACAGCAGGTCCCTTCCACACCCTCTCTGACCAGCCGCAAAGATGCCTGCAGCTGGGGCAGCAGCAGAGTGGCAGCATCGGGGAGTGAATTCCCAGGAACGGGAGCGGCGTGCCGCCAGCCCACACACTCACTGGGGCTTGAAAGGATGTTGGCATCATCCTCATTGGAGCTCAGCAGTCGCATCAACTTCGAAGGCTGCACATCGTccagggggaagaggctgataTAGTCCTAGAGGGTGTGAGAGTCACTGTTACACACTCCTAAACCCCCCCAGCTTCCAGCTGTCAGGGAAAAGAGCTGGAGCTCCGATTTGAGTGAGGTCAGCATGGCCAGCAGGGCCTCAGTCCCTCTCTGCTCAACCCCTCCCACAATCCTACAGACCCCTTGTGTCCATGGGCAGGTTGGGGCCACACAGACCACCCATGCAGATTCCTCACCAATCATGCCCGGGCACAGCTGCCCCAAGGGCAGGGGCCCCATCTGCTTCCCTTTGCCTGGGGAATCCTCAGGAAATGCTGAACAAACCAGTGAACAAGTGAAGCCGGCGGGGGCGGTGGGAGGTGGGGGCCTACCTCGATGTCTTCGCGGTGTCTCTTCTTTTGGCGGGTGGATGCCTGCCCCTTGTGGGAGGAGTAGGAACTGAGGGCACACCATACGGCCAGCCTGGCAAAGGGTTCCAGAAAAAGGGGGACAGTGAGAGGCGACCCGGAGCTTTCTGTGTCACCCCCGAGTGGCACTAGGTGAGGGGTGCCTGACCCTGGGTGGCAGGAGCAGGGCAAGCTCTGAAGAGAATCTTACTTGGCAAGAGCAGTGCCTGGGGGGTCCATGAGGCTGTGCCACTTGGAGGAGTCAGTGAGCAGGCCAGGCAAGATGTGGCCCAGCAGGACCAGGGTCACTTGCTGCATGTCCAGGCAGAAGATGGAGTAGAGCAGTTCCACTGCCCGCAGCGCGTGCTCCTTCCGCGTCTCCTTCAGCAGCTCCTAGTGCGCAGGAAGCGGGGCAGTTCAGGAGCCAGGGGCCTGGGATCTGGGGCTCTGACACCCTGCCACCCCAGCATGGCTGTACAGGAAGGCCTGCAGAGGGGTTCCAGATGTTGCTCCGCCCCTCAGGCTGAATCCCAGTCTCTGGCCAGAGCTCCCCAAGGAGGCAACTCTGAGGCGAGGCATCCCGGGGAGGCCACCTGGTTCACGGCAGCCTCTTAAGGAAGCCTGGCagaccaggccaggtgtggggagCCAGGGGACAGGACCGATGTCAGCCTACAGCCACTCTAGCCCAAATACCTTGATCAGGTTGTTGCAGAACCAGTAGACGCCGCCCATGTGCAGCAGAGTGTCGAAGATGTGGATGGAGCGGCTGTCCACCCAGCCCTTCTCCAGCACTTTGGCAAAGATGTCCGTCAGCACCTCCTTGATGGGCCGCTTGGGGGGCAGCAGGTTCCAGTAGGGCATCGTGTCCACCCCGGTGGAGGGAAACTTGATCTGCGTGGCTGTCTGCTGCAGCACGTCGGCACACATGCGCTCCAGGATCGAGTTCATGATCACCACCCTAGGAGAGGGCCGAGAGGACCTGAGGCTCAGATGCCActgtggggtggggaaggagaggagggaacaGCCATGCCAGACTTTCCCCTGGACTTGGGTTACAGAAATCTCCCTGGGGCATTAACTCAGTTCTGCGCTGGGGGAGGGTACACCCCGGAGCGACCTGGCTCCGTCTCTGCTCCTGGCAGGTCTCTCACCTGGAGGACACAAAGCCTATCAACAGGGACTGGGCAGGGACTTTCCTCTCCCTGGCCATTCCAGCCagatattcacattttcttttattctccaaCTTCCCCCATCTCGCAGGCCTGGGCCCTGCCAACCTGCCACATAAACAAACGCAATCACTTCCTCCTGGGGTGAGTGCTTGGGGGTCCCCGCCCAGCCCTGGCCTCCTCCCAAAGTAAACTGTTCCTTCCAGGAGAGGCCCAAGGGCTGCCCCACAGGACTCTTCCCGGCCCCTGGTAGCTGGGCAGATAGAAGTGTATATCCAGGAATTTTCTCGTGGAAAGAGGCTTCGGAACTGTTCCTGGAATGCAGGGTGGCTCTGGGAAAGTTGCTATGACTTTTAGAGCCAGTTTTCCCACCTGCACAATGGAGTCAGACTTCCCACTACCCCTTACCCAGATAGGACTCAGGGTGCTTAGAATGGGTTACACCAGAATGAGTTCCCTATTGGGTAGGACAGGGGGGAGGTAGCGGGGAAATgcgggaagaaaggaaaaaagaaggaagcaagggGAAAACGAGATGTGCTTTTCCAGACCCTCCAAACCTCATTCAGCTCAATGCTTCCCCTTCTCCCTATTAAGACATCCTCAGGCccggtacagtggctcacaccaataatcccagcactttgggaggctgaggcgggcagatcacctgaggtcgggagttcaagaccagcctggccaagatagtgaaaccccatctctactaaaaatacaaaaattagccaggtgtggtggcgcatgcctgtaatcctggctactcaggaggctgaggcaggagaatctcttgaatccaggaggcggaggttgcagtaagccgagatcaggccacaacactccagcctgggcaacagagcgaaacgccgtctcaaaaataaataaataaataaataaataaataaataaacaaaggccacaacactccagcctgggcaacagagcgaaacgccgtctcaaaaataaataaataaataaataaataaataaataaacaaacaagcaaacaaataaataaataaataaaataaagacatccTCAACGTTGCCATAAAGACATGGCAGCACCCAAAACATATTGGCTGGTAAACATCCaagttcacagcagcactattcactatagcccAAAGGTGGAAGCAGGTGAACTGTCCACTGACAGAGGAGGGATCAAGATGTGGTATAGCCACACAAcagaggttttgtttttatttttgttttgttttttgagatagtctcactctttcacccaggctggagtgcagtggcacaatctcggctcactgcaacctccacttcctgggttcaagtgattctcctgtctcagcctcccaagtagctgggattacaggcgcctgccaccactccctgttcatttttgtatttttagtagagacaaagtttcaccatgttggccaggctggccttaaactcctgacctcaagtgatccacccgcctcagcctcccaaagtgctaggattgcaggcgtgagccaccacgcctggcccacaacagagtattattcagccttaaaaaggaaggatatCCTGTCACATGCTACTACATGGATGAGCTTTGAGGACATCATGCTGAGTGAAGTCAGTCAATTACGAAAAGGCAAGGACTGTATGATTCCAGTTAAATGAGGCATCtaaaaagtagtcaaattcagCAGGGCGCGGTGagtcacgcctctaatcccagcagtttgggagtccccagtgagaggatcacttgaggcctagagttcaagacctggcaatataatgagaccgtgtctctacaaaaaatagaaaaattagctggctgtgggcctgcagtcccagctacttgggaggctgaggcgagaggatcacttgagcccaggagtttgaggttgcagtagACTCACTCTGGGCTGGGCAAGAataagaccttgtctaaaaaaaaaaaaaaaaaaagtgtcaagtagtcaaattcctagacacagaaagcaaaatggtagtgactgggagctggagggaggggaaaatgggAAGTTGTTGTTCAGCGGGTACAGAGTTTCAGAGATGTAAGAAGAAAGTTCTGAAGACCTGTTacacaacagtgtgaatatacttaacactactgaacagCACACTTAAACAACATGGCTAAGATGGCAAATCTTATGTgtgttttacaataaaaaaagcaaacaacttaTTGGTTGGGTGAATGAACTCAATGTAGCTGGCCACCACGGAAGTCCTCCAAGCCCTCGAAGAGCCAGGGCAGGAAACTGTCCTAAGAGAGAACTGAGGGTGGGGGATGGCCTGTAAAACCTACAGACAGTTTCCTAGCTCCTAGACAGTCatacagttttcttcttttgggaGCTAGCTGTCTAGAACTTGAGTCTCTGCGGGCAGACCCTGTTTGGGTCTGCATTTCTGATACACAGCAGGTGCTGGCATATAAACGCTTCTGCCACAGAGACACAGTACATGTTTGCCGAGTCAGGTGAGTGAATGCATGAATGGGAAAGTGAGTGAGCGAATGATCGAGCAGCGTGTCTGCGAAGGTCAGAAAAGAGAAGGGTGCTTGTTATTGGATGTGCTGACTTCTCACAACACACTTGTAGGGTCTGAGAAGGGAAGGTGGCTTACTGACCTCTCATTGTAGAACTGCAGGGTGTTCTCACTAAACAGCGGCCCTGCCAGCTGGCGGATCATCTGCAGCGACTTCTCACGCTCATCCAGCCCCAGCATCCGGACGTGGGCCACAAGCCAAGCCACAGCACACACCGCCAGACTGCATACCTTCCCTTTGATGTTATCAGTGATTTTCTAGGGGAGAGGGAAAGGTGATGGGCTACCATCTATCTCCCTTTCCTGAACCACCATCACCTTCTCAGCCTCTGTGGGCAGCTCAGTGCAGCGGGTGGAGTCCCGGGCCACACTCCCCACAAGTTTGATCTTCCCAGAGCTACCTGGGCCAGAGGGAGTGGCTAAGACTACAATTACACAAAAGATCGATATCAAAACATGAGCTCCTGGATTAAAGGTCTTCTTGCCCTTACGAAATATAACAAGTCATCACTGGCTGGCTCTGCGTCTCAGGGGAGCGAAGGCTGCTGGGAAGGGGGGGCTACCTGGATGGACTCGAAGGCCAGGACCCCATTCTCCCAGGCATTGAGGATTTCCAAGATGGCGGCTGAGATGCTGAGACAGGCCTCGTGCCACTTCATCTGCCTGCGGGAGTGCAGAGAAGTCAGCACAGAGGAGCAGGGGACGGGCTCGGGGAGAGGGTCTTGACCCTGCCCCCACCGCCACCCTTGGAGTGGGCGCCCGGGCCACTGACACCAGCTTCATCTCCGAGGAGTTGTTGAGCAGGGCCACCAGGGACTCCACTTTGGTGGAGTCGGGGCGGAAGCAGGGGTGGTCAGGGTTCAGGATCTTGCCCTCCTCAGGCATGCAGGTCTGCATCCAGGTCTCGAAGAACGGCACGTCAGCTCCTGTGCGCGACTCAgacagaatcacctgggaaaggggaaggggggCACCAGCCGAGTGGGGAGGGCGCGGCGCCTGCCAGCGCTGGACCTGGGACTGCACCGTTTCCCGCCAGGCTGCTGCTCCAGCCCAGCCCGAAGACTAGGGACGAACTGTTCTAAGGGAGCCAGACGGGGGCAATGCTGCCACCTAGTGGTCAGTGTGAACATGGGGCTGAAGGGGCCGTCCGCGTGGGCACCTGGTTTCTGAGGCCCACAGAACTAACTGGCTGAGAGGCTGTGGGGGTGCAGGCGGTGAGGTGGGGAGAGTTTCGGGTTACCTTCTTCCCCTGAGCCCCCGTCCCCGTTGCTCCCCTCTCTCTCACCTCTGAACCATAGGTCTGGGCCACATGGCACAGCATGAGGAAGGAGATGTCAAACAGCAGGGCCCGGACGGAGGCCGGTTTGGCTGTGGAAGGACAGGAAGGCTGAGCTCCCAGACGAGGGCAGGGGGCGGTCGGTGTCTGGGTCGACAGGGATCGGGATTTGCCTCTAGGAAGGTCAGGGACCAAGTGGCTCCTTCAAAGCTCTGAGGCTCAGAATCCTTTTCTTGAGTCTCAACTGGAACATCATCCCTTCCTTGAAACCAAAGACCCCCAGCACCCTCTCCTGGCATACCCAACCAAGTCATAAAGGAGTGAGGGGGGAAGGAGACATAGGGATGGATGGTCTGGGAAGAATACTGTTCCAGCATTACCCACTTTCAAGCTCTGTGGAAGCTTCCGTTGGTCATGGCTCTGACGAGGGAGCACAGCCTCCCCCTGTTGAGCCCGggagccctcctccctcccacactCTCCCACCACACCCCTCCTCAGGGCCCACTGGGCCTGCAGATGTACAGGGCTGACTTACTGCTTTCTTCGCTGCCATAGGTTGTGAATTCATTCAAACTGAAAGGAATGGAGACAGGTTGCATTAACCAGGGCATGAGCTGAGCAGTAGCTGGGCGCTGGGGACTACACATGCTCAGAGAGCGGTCGCTAGAGTCTGAGTTACTGGTTAAACTTAAAATGAGACACATTGGTACAGGAAAaagaaggatttcttttttttttttttttttttttttgagatagagcctcgctctgttacccaggctggagtacagtggcacaatgtcagctcactgcaacctctgcctccgttcaagcaattcttctgcctcagtctcccaagtagctgggattacagatgcccaccaccaaacctggctaattttttatatttttagtagagacagggtttcaccaagttggccaggctggtcttcaactcctgacctcgggtgatccacccaccttggcctcccttagtgctgggattacaggcgtgagccaccgcacctggccagaaggattttttttttttttttttttttttttttgagacggagtctcgctctgtcgcccaggctggagtgcagtggccggatctcagctcactgcaagctccgcctcccaggtttatgccattctcctgcctcagcctcccgagtagctgggactacaggcgcccgccagctcgcccggctagttttttgtattttttagtagagatggggtttcaccgtgctagccaggatggtctcgatctcctgacctcatgatccgcccgtctcggcctcccaaagtgctgggattacaggcttgagccaccgcgcccggccaggatttttATTGTTAGAAGATTTCCAAGGCCTAGAGAATGGCTCACTGAATGGAACCATGTTCTATATATGTCAAATTCCAGGACAACCAAAGGCAACAGAATTTGAGAGCCCCTTATTAATAACTGGGCATACTCAGAATTCCTCCATGCCCAGTGTTCAACACCTCAACCCTTACCCTCATGCCTTTACCAAACATGTCCACTCCATCCTCAGCTGAAGAGAAAGGAACACTTAGGTCACAAGAACAGGCCCTTCCTCCAAGATCTCCAGCCAGGATGCTCTGCCTAGGCCCGTGGGTCTCTGGATGAGACCCAGACCCAGGTACCTGACTCCTACCCTGCTACCTCCTCCCAACACGCGGCCTCCCTGCATGCCCTAGGGTCAGGGGCTTGGCCTTCCTCACTTGATGAATTTCCGGGCGAAGGATTTCAGCTTTCCAGTGGCAGCAGCGGCAGCCAGCAGCAAGTCCAGACTCTTCCCGGACAGCATGTGGCCCAGGACTCCCAGCAGTCCCTCCGGGGACTTAGAGTGGTCTGCATCCATCGTCTGGGGACAGGACAGGAAATCAAGTCCTGAAGAACACTGAAGACCCCCCACCCAAGATACAGCCTagccacattttctctttttcacaacCTGGAATGTAATCTACATCTTTCTGACTTCGATCTGGAAAATAATTCCTAAAACCCACCCTTGCTCTCCGATCCATCCCTCTCATCTACACTGGCATGCAGGTGGTGAGGTTGGAGTGGGCAAGGTCACAGCTGGGAGCTTCtatgttgtttccttttttttttttgagacagagtcttgctctattgcccaggctggagtgcagtggcgcaatctcggctcactgcaacctctgcctcctgggttcagtaattttcctgcctcagcctcccaagtagcagggattacaggcatgcaccaccacatccagtgaattttgtgtttttagtagagacatggtttcaccacgttggccaagctggtctcaaacttctgacctcaagtgattttcccacctcagcctcccaaaatgctgggattacaggcgtgagccaccgcacccacgtCTCTGTTGTTTCCACGTGAGACGGCCT encodes:
- the MED24 gene encoding mediator of RNA polymerase II transcription subunit 24 isoform X7 gives rise to the protein MKVVNLKQAILQAWKERWSDYQWAINMKKFFPKGATWDILNLADALLEQAMIGPSPNPLILSYLKYAISSQMVSYSSVLTAISKFDDFSRDLCVQALLDIMDMFCDRLSCHSKAEECIGLCRALLSALHWLLRCTAASAERLREGLEAGTPAAGEKQLAMCLQRLEKTLSSTKNRALLHIAKLEEASSWTAIEHSLLKLGEILANLSNPQLRSQAEQCSTLIRSIPMMLSVHAEQMNKTGFPTVHAVILLEGTMNLTGETQSLVEQLTMVKRMQHIPTPLFVLEIWKACFVGLIESPEGTEELKWTAFTFLKIPQVLVKLKKYSHGDKDFTEDVNCAFEFLLKLTPLLDKADQRCNCDCTNFLLQECGKQGLLSEASVNSLMAKRKADREHAPQQKSGENANIQPNIQLILRAEPTVTNILKTMDADHSKSPEGLLGVLGHMLSGKSLDLLLAAAAATGKLKSFARKFINLNEFTTYGSEESTKPASVRALLFDISFLMLCHVAQTYGSEVILSESRTGADVPFFETWMQTCMPEEGKILNPDHPCFRPDSTKVESLVALLNNSSEMKLVQMKWHEACLSISAAILEILNAWENGVLAFESIQKITDNIKGKVCSLAVCAVAWLVAHVRMLGLDEREKSLQMIRQLAGPLFSENTLQFYNERVVIMNSILERMCADVLQQTATQIKFPSTGVDTMPYWNLLPPKRPIKEVLTDIFAKVLEKGWVDSRSIHIFDTLLHMGGVYWFCNNLIKELLKETRKEHALRAVELLYSIFCLDMQQVTLVLLGHILPGLLTDSSKWHSLMDPPGTALAKLAVWCALSSYSSHKGQASTRQKKRHREDIEDYISLFPLDDVQPSKLMRLLSSNEDDANILSSPTDRSMSSSLSASQLHTVNMRDPLNRVLANLFLLISSILGSRTAGPHTQFVQWFMEECVDCLEQGGRGSVLQFMPFTTVSELVKVSAMSSPKVVLAITDLSLPLGRQVAAKAIAAL
- the MED24 gene encoding mediator of RNA polymerase II transcription subunit 24 isoform X2, which encodes MKVVNLKQAILQAWKERWSDYQWAINMKKFFPKGATWDILNLADALLEQAMIGPSPNPLILSYLKYAISSQMVSYSSVLTAISKFDDFSRDLCVQALLDIMDMFCDRLSCHSKAEECIGLCRALLSALHWLLRCTAASAERLREGLEAGTPAAGEKQLAMCLQRLEKTLSSTKNRALLHIAKLEEASLHTSQGLGQGGTRANQPTASWTAIEHSLLKLGEILANLSNPQLRSQAEQCSTLIRSIPMMLSVHAEQMNKTGFPTVHAVILLEGTMNLTGETQSLVEQLTMVKRMQHIPTPLFVLEIWKACFVGLIESPEGTEELKWTAFTFLKIPQVLVKLKKYSHGDKDFTEDVNCAFEFLLKLTPLLDKADQRCNCDCTNFLLQECGKQGLLSEASVNSLMAKRKADREHAPQQKSGENANIQPNIQLILRAEPTVTNILKCSSGLDFLSCPQTMDADHSKSPEGLLGVLGHMLSGKSLDLLLAAAAATGKLKSFARKFINLNEFTTYGSEESTKPASVRALLFDISFLMLCHVAQTYGSEVILSESRTGADVPFFETWMQTCMPEEGKILNPDHPCFRPDSTKVESLVALLNNSSEMKLVQMKWHEACLSISAAILEILNAWENGVLAFESIQKITDNIKGKVCSLAVCAVAWLVAHVRMLGLDEREKSLQMIRQLAGPLFSENTLQFYNERVVIMNSILERMCADVLQQTATQIKFPSTGVDTMPYWNLLPPKRPIKEVLTDIFAKVLEKGWVDSRSIHIFDTLLHMGGVYWFCNNLIKELLKETRKEHALRAVELLYSIFCLDMQQVTLVLLGHILPGLLTDSSKWHSLMDPPGTALAKLAVWCALSSYSSHKGQASTRQKKRHREDIEDYISLFPLDDVQPSKLMRLLSSNEDDANILSSPNRSMSSSLSASQLHTVNMRDPLNRVLANLFLLISSILGSRTAGPHTQFVQWFMEECVDCLEQGGRGSVLQFMPFTTVSELVKVSAMSSPKVVLAITDLSLPLGRQVAAKAIAAL
- the MED24 gene encoding mediator of RNA polymerase II transcription subunit 24 isoform X4, with amino-acid sequence MKVVNLKQAILQAWKERWSDYQWAINMKKFFPKGATWDILNLADALLEQAMIGPSPNPLILSYLKYAISSQMVSYSSVLTAISKFDDFSRDLCVQALLDIMDMFCDRLSCHSKAEECIGLCRALLSALHWLLRCTAASAERLREGLEAGTPAAGEKQLAMCLQRLEKTLSSTKNRALLHIAKLEEASLHTSQGLGQGGTRANQPTASWTAIEHSLLKLGEILANLSNPQLRSQAEQCSTLIRSIPMMLSVHAEQMNKTGFPTVHAVILLEGTMNLTGETQSLVEQLTMVKRMQHIPTPLFVLEIWKACFVGLIESPEGTEELKWTAFTFLKIPQVLVKLKKYSHGDKDFTEDVNCAFEFLLKLTPLLDKADQRCNCDCTNFLLQECGKQGLLSEASVNSLMAKRKADREHAPQQKSGENANIQPNIQLILRAEPTVTNILKTMDADHSKSPEGLLGVLGHMLSGKSLDLLLAAAAATGKLKSFARKFINLNEFTTYGSEESTKPASVRALLFDISFLMLCHVAQTYGSEVILSESRTGADVPFFETWMQTCMPEEGKILNPDHPCFRPDSTKVESLVALLNNSSEMKLVQMKWHEACLSISAAILEILNAWENGVLAFESIQKITDNIKGKVCSLAVCAVAWLVAHVRMLGLDEREKSLQMIRQLAGPLFSENTLQFYNERVVIMNSILERMCADVLQQTATQIKFPSTGVDTMPYWNLLPPKRPIKEVLTDIFAKVLEKGWVDSRSIHIFDTLLHMGGVYWFCNNLIKELLKETRKEHALRAVELLYSIFCLDMQQVTLVLLGHILPGLLTDSSKWHSLMDPPGTALAKLAVWCALSSYSSHKGQASTRQKKRHREDIEDYISLFPLDDVQPSKLMRLLSSNEDDANILSSPNRSMSSSLSASQLHTVNMRDPLNRVLANLFLLISSILGSRTAGPHTQFVQWFMEECVDCLEQGGRGSVLQFMPFTTVSELVKVSAMSSPKVVLAITDLSLPLGRQVAAKAIAAL
- the MED24 gene encoding mediator of RNA polymerase II transcription subunit 24 isoform X3, coding for MKVVNLKQAILQAWKERWSDYQWAINMKKFFPKGATWDILNLADALLEQAMIGPSPNPLILSYLKYAISSQMVSYSSVLTAISKFDDFSRDLCVQALLDIMDMFCDRLSCHSKAEECIGLCRALLSALHWLLRCTAASAERLREGLEAGTPAAGEKQLAMCLQRLEKTLSSTKNRALLHIAKLEEASLHTSQGLGQGGTRANQPTASWTAIEHSLLKLGEILANLSNPQLRSQAEQCSTLIRSIPMMLSVHAEQMNKTGFPTVHAVILLEGTMNLTGETQSLVEQLTMVKRMQHIPTPLFVLEIWKACFVGLIESPEGTEELKWTAFTFLKIPQVLVKLKKYSHGDKDFTEDVNCAFEFLLKLTPLLDKADQRCNCDCTNFLLQECGKQGLLSEASVNSLMAKRKADREHAPQQKSGENANIQPNIQLILRAEPTVTNILKTMDADHSKSPEGLLGVLGHMLSGKSLDLLLAAAAATGKLKSFARKFINLNEFTTYGSEESTKPASVRALLFDISFLMLCHVAQTYGSEVILSESRTGADVPFFETWMQTCMPEEGKILNPDHPCFRPDSTKVESLVALLNNSSEMKLVQMKWHEACLSISAAILEILNAWENGVLAFESIQKITDNIKGKVCSLAVCAVAWLVAHVRMLGLDEREKSLQMIRQLAGPLFSENTLQFYNERVVIMNSILERMCADVLQQTATQIKFPSTGVDTMPYWNLLPPKRPIKEVLTDIFAKVLEKGWVDSRSIHIFDTLLHMGGVYWFCNNLIKELLKETRKEHALRAVELLYSIFCLDMQQVTLVLLGHILPGLLTDSSKWHSLMDPPGTALAKLAVWCALSSYSSHKGQASTRQKKRHREDIEDYISLFPLDDVQPSKLMRLLSSNEDDANILSSPTDRSMSSSLSASQLHTVNMRDPLNRVLANLFLLISSILGSRTAGPHTQFVQWFMEECVDCLEQGGRGSVLQFMPFTTVSELVKVSAMSSPKVVLAITDLSLPLGRQVAAKAIAAL